Proteins from a single region of Desulfolutivibrio sulfoxidireducens:
- a CDS encoding cytochrome c3 family protein, translated as MRSKVMYLALLGMALSLALAPMAFSENATFSDLIEAKSTICYPLEFTFKRPSAVLTTKLPAVSFSHGQHANLACADCHHMWDGKGPVDSCTTAGCHEVLDSRQDDMSYFKAFHNKDAAYSCLGCHMKMNQERKEHGKDTLKLSPCSNNICHVAQK; from the coding sequence ATGCGCTCGAAGGTAATGTATCTGGCACTACTCGGCATGGCCCTTTCCCTGGCCCTCGCGCCGATGGCGTTTTCCGAAAACGCCACATTCAGCGATCTCATCGAGGCCAAATCCACCATCTGTTATCCGCTGGAGTTCACCTTCAAGCGGCCCTCCGCCGTCCTGACCACCAAACTGCCCGCCGTGTCCTTCTCCCACGGCCAGCATGCCAATCTGGCGTGCGCCGACTGTCATCACATGTGGGACGGCAAGGGTCCCGTCGACTCCTGCACCACCGCCGGCTGTCACGAGGTTCTCGACTCGCGCCAGGACGACATGTCCTACTTCAAGGCCTTTCACAACAAGGACGCCGCCTACAGTTGCCTGGGCTGCCACATGAAAATGAACCAGGAACGCAAGGAACACGGCAAGGACACCCTGAAGTTGTCCCCCTGCTCCAACAACATCTGTCACGTGGCCCAGAAGTAA
- a CDS encoding VOC family protein, translated as MSDAFRTHGAFSWNELMTTDPEKAKVFYSALLGWTLEEAPMGHTAYALVKVGENPVGGIMGIPPQAPAGMPPNWGIYVTVDNVDESAEKAAALGGHVCVPPTDIQGVGRFCVISDPQGAVLSLITYFPK; from the coding sequence ATGTCCGATGCCTTTCGCACCCACGGCGCTTTCAGTTGGAACGAACTGATGACCACCGATCCTGAAAAGGCCAAGGTTTTCTATTCCGCCCTGTTGGGCTGGACCCTGGAGGAAGCGCCCATGGGACACACGGCCTATGCCCTGGTCAAGGTGGGCGAGAACCCAGTGGGAGGAATCATGGGCATTCCGCCCCAGGCCCCGGCGGGGATGCCCCCCAACTGGGGCATCTATGTGACTGTGGACAATGTGGACGAATCGGCCGAGAAAGCCGCCGCGCTCGGAGGACATGTGTGCGTCCCTCCCACGGACATCCAGGGCGTGGGCCGTTTCTGCGTGATTTCCGACCCGCAGGGCGCGGTCCTGTCCCTGATCACCTACTTCCCCAAATAG
- a CDS encoding energy-coupling factor ABC transporter ATP-binding protein, giving the protein MDESQTPLLELRRACFTYPGQRDVLDNLDFCLRDKDRAGLFGPNGSGKTTLLHVIMGLLSPDSGEVLFRGSPCRCEKDFQAVRRAIGLLLQNADDQLFNPTVLDDVAFGPLNLGLTPDEARTRAQETMAALGLYGFEDRLTHRLSGGEKKLVSLAGVMAMRPQALLLDEPTNGLDPETRSRIIDILNGLDTTLVVISHDWDFLDQTATSFYTIKDGRMVREDDRTFHTHVHSHRLGDLPHRHRP; this is encoded by the coding sequence ATGGACGAATCCCAGACGCCGCTTCTGGAACTGCGCCGGGCGTGCTTCACCTATCCCGGGCAACGGGACGTGCTCGACAACCTCGACTTTTGCCTTCGCGATAAGGATCGCGCCGGTCTTTTCGGCCCAAACGGCAGTGGAAAAACCACGCTGTTGCATGTGATCATGGGCCTTTTGAGTCCCGACTCGGGCGAGGTGCTGTTTCGCGGCTCACCGTGCCGCTGCGAAAAGGATTTCCAGGCCGTGCGCCGGGCCATCGGCCTTTTGCTGCAAAACGCCGACGACCAGCTCTTCAACCCCACCGTCCTCGACGACGTGGCCTTCGGTCCCCTCAATCTCGGCCTGACCCCGGACGAGGCCCGGACCCGGGCCCAGGAAACCATGGCCGCCCTCGGTTTGTACGGCTTCGAGGACCGGCTTACCCATCGCCTGTCCGGCGGCGAGAAAAAACTCGTCTCCCTGGCCGGGGTCATGGCTATGCGCCCTCAGGCCCTCCTTCTGGACGAGCCCACCAACGGCCTGGACCCCGAGACCCGCTCCCGGATCATCGACATCCTCAACGGCCTGGACACGACCCTGGTCGTCATCTCCCACGATTGGGACTTCCTGGACCAGACCGCCACAAGCTTTTACACCATCAAGGACGGCCGCATGGTCCGCGAGGATGATCGCACCTTCCATACCCACGTCCACAGCCATCGTCTGGGCGACCTGCCACACCGGCATCGCCCTTGA
- the cbiQ gene encoding cobalt ECF transporter T component CbiQ — protein sequence MLDEPFARGDSPIHRLDPRYRVAMVFFFTVAVALCRSMAAPLFGLGLGLILLAMARLNAGAVVHRLLAVNFFIFFLWLVLPFSLPGTPVFSVWSLAATREGLRLALLVTLKSNAVVCVFLALAATMDAPVFGQAVGRLGVPPKLTFLFLFTYRYIHVLADEYDRLRVAAKLRGFRPTTGLHTYRTVANLLGMVLVRGYDRSRRVYEAMILRGFHGSFYTLRQFAAAPRDRLFLAAMLVVVAVMAFLELFYPAV from the coding sequence ATGCTCGACGAGCCGTTCGCCCGGGGCGATTCGCCCATCCACCGCCTTGACCCCAGGTATCGCGTGGCCATGGTCTTTTTTTTCACCGTGGCCGTGGCCCTGTGTCGGAGCATGGCCGCCCCCCTTTTCGGCCTCGGCCTTGGCCTGATCCTTTTGGCCATGGCCCGTCTCAATGCCGGGGCCGTCGTGCACAGGCTTCTGGCCGTCAATTTCTTCATCTTTTTCTTATGGTTGGTCCTGCCGTTTTCCCTTCCTGGAACCCCGGTGTTTTCCGTCTGGTCCCTGGCGGCAACCCGGGAGGGCCTGCGTCTGGCCCTTTTGGTCACCCTCAAATCCAACGCCGTGGTCTGCGTGTTTCTGGCCCTGGCCGCCACCATGGACGCGCCCGTCTTCGGCCAGGCCGTCGGACGTCTTGGGGTTCCACCCAAATTGACCTTTCTTTTTCTCTTCACCTACCGCTACATCCATGTCCTGGCCGACGAATACGACCGGCTGCGCGTGGCCGCCAAACTGCGGGGCTTTCGGCCCACAACCGGCCTGCACACCTACCGCACCGTGGCCAATCTCCTGGGCATGGTGCTGGTGCGGGGATACGACCGCTCCAGACGGGTCTACGAAGCCATGATCCTGCGCGGGTTCCACGGTTCGTTCTATACCCTGCGCCAGTTCGCCGCCGCCCCTCGGGACAGGCTTTTCCTGGCGGCCATGCTGGTGGTCGTGGCGGTCATGGCCTTTCTCGAACTCTTCTATCCGGCCGTCTGA